A section of the Methanosarcina mazei S-6 genome encodes:
- a CDS encoding class I SAM-dependent methyltransferase — protein MYRAIRIPPEKGEEIREKAIAGKFLDITRKIRKLQTKEGAFLEIPVIEVACEAIEGFPVIEQENPEFLEIPASLKECLKGSLSETELAQVPSGWHILGDIIIVSIPENLENKKILIAEALLSMYPKCKSVVRDLGIGGQFRQPERELLLGSGTETIHKEHGCFFKQDVTKVMYSKGNLEERKRMSLLGAGETVVDMFAGIGYFSIPMAVHAKPEKITSIEINPESFAYLKENIRLNRVEDVIIPILGDCSQAAPEGEADRVIMGYVGTTHHYLGQAIKALKENGGILHYHETVPENLAMTRPEERVKKAAELLGKKVEVLETRKIKKYSPGVLHVVVDARISE, from the coding sequence ATGTATAGAGCAATCCGGATTCCGCCTGAAAAAGGAGAAGAAATCAGGGAAAAAGCAATTGCCGGGAAATTTCTGGATATTACTAGAAAAATTCGGAAACTTCAGACAAAAGAAGGCGCTTTTCTCGAAATTCCTGTCATAGAGGTTGCATGTGAAGCAATTGAAGGATTCCCTGTAATCGAACAGGAGAATCCCGAATTTCTGGAAATTCCAGCATCCCTCAAAGAATGCCTTAAAGGTTCTCTCTCAGAAACAGAACTTGCTCAGGTCCCTTCAGGCTGGCATATATTAGGAGACATCATCATCGTCAGCATCCCGGAAAACCTCGAAAATAAGAAAATTCTGATTGCAGAAGCCCTGCTTTCCATGTATCCTAAATGCAAAAGTGTTGTCAGAGATTTAGGAATCGGAGGACAGTTCCGTCAGCCAGAAAGAGAGCTTCTTCTGGGCAGCGGTACCGAAACCATACACAAGGAACATGGCTGCTTTTTCAAGCAGGACGTAACAAAAGTTATGTACTCCAAAGGCAACCTGGAAGAGAGAAAAAGGATGAGCCTCCTCGGAGCAGGTGAAACTGTTGTGGACATGTTTGCAGGGATAGGGTATTTTTCAATTCCCATGGCTGTCCATGCAAAGCCGGAAAAAATTACCTCGATAGAAATAAACCCTGAGTCCTTTGCCTACCTGAAAGAAAATATCAGGCTGAACCGTGTGGAAGATGTTATTATCCCGATTCTCGGAGACTGCTCTCAGGCTGCTCCAGAAGGGGAGGCAGACAGGGTAATTATGGGATATGTGGGAACAACCCACCATTACCTGGGACAGGCTATAAAAGCTCTGAAAGAAAACGGGGGAATTCTTCATTACCATGAAACGGTGCCTGAAAACCTTGCAATGACAAGACCAGAAGAAAGGGTAAAAAAAGCTGCCGAATTACTGGGAAAAAAAGTAGAGGTTCTCGAAACCCGAAAGATTAAGAAGTATTCTCCCGGAGTCCTGCATGTGGTTGTGGACGCCCGGATATCCGAATGA
- a CDS encoding DUF6141 family protein translates to MTEHPETGLIFREVQDLHNNVVLISVLYPAILLWYIEIHSLVFGKPAGVQNIPDLYLLALWFVFGVFFPLLFYSTKHITEVRKDGIYIRLVPLNPSFKKIPIYIVEECKIQAYEPFTGKDYVDRPPSRRANFVVILKLITGKRVVISSRNPKELHQAIMSAVSNF, encoded by the coding sequence ATAACGGAACACCCTGAAACAGGTTTAATCTTTCGAGAAGTACAGGATTTGCATAATAATGTCGTTCTGATCTCTGTCCTTTATCCTGCCATTCTTTTATGGTACATCGAGATCCACAGCCTCGTTTTCGGAAAACCTGCCGGGGTTCAGAACATTCCTGATCTTTATTTGCTGGCTCTATGGTTCGTTTTCGGAGTATTCTTTCCTCTCCTGTTCTACAGCACCAAACATATAACAGAGGTTCGAAAGGACGGAATCTATATCCGGCTTGTTCCTCTGAATCCTTCATTTAAGAAAATCCCTATTTATATTGTTGAAGAATGTAAAATTCAGGCATATGAGCCTTTTACAGGGAAGGACTATGTGGACAGGCCCCCCTCCAGAAGGGCAAATTTCGTTGTCATCCTGAAACTCATAACCGGAAAAAGGGTTGTGATCAGTTCAAGAAATCCGAAAGAACTGCACCAGGCAATCATGTCTGCTGTATCTAACTTCTAA
- a CDS encoding cache domain-containing protein, with product MDLIKIICGMLAVAIFLGILTCGAHDERKAIADEPENENVSVSAAGVTGEIAGKDHASEENTSSEPAVMKPAPPDSLILAQGESKMATERRDIENKVRATVRLLDARGEELFASFREEESPWNNDDFCVFVWTINGTQLVCPQDKDSEGKDMKGLLDADGKPIGELFIKAAKSESGEGWIDYNWQDPGISETYRKLTFVKKSTFGGQSYIVGSSFYVDDHIMCRNLSDCKYLEEPGNIHAVELLNPENPGQNLDLDYSIAHSIVKPGENIAPHLMKNPEVHYILEGEGILYIDGIPVELHMDQLIYIPAGAVQTTFNTGNSTLKFLAINQPGWSEENIKVF from the coding sequence ATGGATTTAATAAAGATTATATGTGGAATGCTTGCAGTTGCCATTTTTCTGGGCATACTTACCTGTGGGGCTCACGACGAGAGGAAAGCAATTGCGGATGAGCCCGAAAATGAAAATGTAAGTGTATCTGCTGCAGGGGTAACAGGAGAAATAGCAGGAAAAGATCATGCCTCAGAAGAGAACACAAGTTCGGAACCGGCCGTTATGAAACCTGCACCTCCGGACTCTCTTATCCTTGCACAGGGTGAGAGTAAAATGGCAACTGAGAGGAGGGACATAGAAAATAAAGTCAGGGCTACAGTCAGGCTCCTTGATGCACGGGGAGAAGAACTTTTTGCTTCATTCAGAGAGGAAGAGTCTCCCTGGAACAACGATGACTTCTGTGTTTTTGTCTGGACAATAAACGGGACTCAGCTGGTCTGTCCTCAGGATAAGGACAGTGAAGGAAAGGACATGAAAGGGCTTCTTGATGCAGACGGAAAACCCATAGGTGAACTCTTTATAAAAGCAGCCAAGAGTGAAAGCGGAGAAGGCTGGATAGATTATAACTGGCAGGATCCGGGCATCTCCGAGACTTACCGCAAACTTACTTTCGTAAAAAAATCTACCTTCGGAGGGCAGTCTTACATCGTGGGTTCAAGTTTTTATGTGGACGATCATATAATGTGCAGAAACCTCAGCGACTGCAAGTATCTTGAGGAGCCGGGAAATATTCATGCTGTGGAGCTGCTGAACCCTGAAAATCCCGGCCAGAACCTTGACCTCGATTACAGCATAGCTCATTCGATTGTCAAGCCCGGAGAAAATATTGCTCCCCACCTGATGAAAAACCCCGAAGTCCATTATATCCTTGAAGGAGAAGGCATCCTGTATATAGACGGAATTCCGGTGGAACTGCACATGGACCAGCTTATATACATACCTGCAGGCGCCGTTCAAACCACATTCAATACAGGAAATTCCACCCTGAAATTCCTTGCCATAAATCAGCCCGGGTGGTCAGAAGAAAATATTAAAGTATTTTAA
- a CDS encoding carboxymuconolactone decarboxylase family protein — protein sequence MGKNIQEIKDVKGFLPRSVAYAERLNEDFGEGLAGFYKSVWAEREGGLSMKNKHLMVFAVACSNNNVESAVKIMERLHKFGATRAEIVDTMMIAAWTGGIQNFTDFSAAILKEMEKLGY from the coding sequence ATGGGGAAGAATATCCAAGAAATTAAAGATGTGAAGGGCTTCTTGCCCAGGTCTGTTGCGTACGCTGAGAGGCTGAATGAAGATTTTGGCGAAGGACTTGCAGGTTTTTATAAGTCCGTCTGGGCTGAAAGAGAAGGCGGCCTCTCCATGAAAAATAAACATCTGATGGTTTTTGCCGTCGCCTGCTCCAACAATAACGTGGAGAGCGCGGTAAAGATCATGGAAAGGCTTCACAAATTCGGAGCCACAAGAGCTGAAATCGTGGATACTATGATGATTGCAGCCTGGACTGGCGGCATTCAGAATTTCACGGATTTCAGTGCAGCAATATTGAAGGAAATGGAGAAGCTGGGCTATTAA
- a CDS encoding aldo/keto reductase yields MLYRKLGKTGEMVSILGYGCMRLPVIDGNPESIDEKKAIRLVRYAIDHGVNYIDSAYSYHSGMNEVFLGKALKDGYREKVHLATKLSCKRVNCKEDMDRFLNEQLEKLRTDCIDFYLLHAVKQSYWEKMKKFGVIDFLERARAAGKIKYTGFSFHDEPDVFKEVVDAYPWDLCQIQFNYLDENFQAGIEGLKYAAEKGLAVVIMEPLRGGNLASKVPEEAKKVWDIAEVKRTPAEWAFRYLWDYPEISVVLSGMSEMEHLKENLRIAEQGQPNSLSAEEKSLISEVSEIYRSRIKVNCTNCKYCMPCPSGVNIPRNLSYLNDVFMLDDMENAKFQYGVLLLPEEKAGNCIECGECEEVCPQNIKIRKMLKEVREKFE; encoded by the coding sequence ATGCTATACCGCAAACTGGGAAAAACAGGTGAGATGGTCTCCATTCTCGGCTACGGCTGTATGAGGCTTCCTGTTATTGACGGAAACCCTGAAAGTATAGACGAAAAAAAAGCAATCCGTCTCGTTCGTTATGCTATTGACCACGGGGTTAATTACATTGACTCGGCTTATTCGTATCACAGCGGGATGAATGAAGTTTTCCTCGGAAAAGCCCTGAAGGACGGCTACCGGGAAAAAGTCCATCTGGCAACAAAACTTTCCTGCAAGCGAGTAAACTGCAAAGAAGACATGGACCGCTTCTTAAACGAGCAGCTTGAAAAGCTCCGGACGGACTGCATAGACTTCTATCTCCTGCACGCCGTTAAACAGAGTTACTGGGAAAAAATGAAGAAATTTGGAGTTATAGACTTCCTTGAAAGAGCCCGCGCAGCCGGAAAGATCAAATACACGGGTTTTTCCTTCCACGACGAACCTGACGTTTTCAAGGAAGTCGTTGACGCTTACCCGTGGGACCTCTGCCAGATCCAGTTCAATTATCTGGACGAAAACTTCCAGGCGGGAATAGAGGGTCTGAAATACGCGGCTGAAAAAGGTCTTGCCGTCGTTATCATGGAACCCCTGCGCGGAGGAAACCTGGCATCAAAAGTCCCGGAAGAAGCAAAGAAGGTGTGGGACATAGCTGAAGTTAAAAGAACCCCGGCAGAATGGGCTTTCCGCTACCTCTGGGACTATCCCGAAATCAGTGTTGTCCTGAGCGGGATGTCAGAAATGGAGCACCTGAAAGAAAACCTGAGAATTGCAGAACAGGGGCAGCCCAATTCCCTTTCAGCCGAGGAAAAAAGCCTGATATCTGAAGTGAGTGAAATTTACAGGTCCAGGATAAAAGTCAACTGCACAAACTGCAAGTACTGTATGCCCTGTCCATCAGGAGTGAATATCCCGCGGAATCTCAGTTACTTAAATGATGTTTTCATGCTTGACGACATGGAGAATGCAAAGTTCCAGTATGGGGTTCTTCTGCTGCCGGAAGAAAAAGCTGGAAATTGTATTGAATGCGGGGAATGCGAGGAAGTCTGTCCGCAGAATATCAAAATAAGGAAGATGCTGAAGGAAGTAAGGGAAAAATTTGAGTGA
- a CDS encoding DUF6141 family protein: MYCATEGMSRICNPVLYREVQKMDQLWIRIAVGIPVVISWYGAYQQLILRKPFGNNPAPDWMMLVLLVVFGAIFPLFFHSLKMSTEVRKEGLYIRFHPFHFSFRTFPIKTIRSCEVITYNPIRDYGGWGIRYGLKGTAYNVKGNRGVLFEFSEGNKAKRLMIGSQTPEKLSEAVNRAIKMQN, from the coding sequence ATGTACTGCGCAACTGAAGGAATGAGCAGGATCTGTAATCCGGTCCTTTATCGAGAAGTCCAGAAAATGGACCAGCTGTGGATCAGGATTGCAGTCGGGATTCCGGTAGTAATCTCATGGTATGGTGCTTACCAGCAGCTCATTCTCAGAAAACCTTTCGGGAACAATCCTGCCCCTGACTGGATGATGCTTGTTTTGCTGGTGGTCTTCGGAGCCATTTTTCCTCTTTTTTTCCATTCCCTTAAAATGAGTACCGAGGTCAGGAAAGAGGGGCTGTATATCCGTTTTCATCCTTTCCATTTTTCTTTCAGGACCTTTCCGATCAAAACTATCAGGAGTTGTGAAGTAATTACTTATAATCCTATCAGGGATTATGGGGGCTGGGGCATACGTTACGGGCTAAAAGGAACAGCGTATAACGTAAAAGGAAACAGGGGTGTTCTTTTTGAATTTTCGGAAGGGAACAAAGCGAAAAGGCTGATGATTGGATCCCAGACCCCGGAAAAGCTCTCAGAAGCTGTTAACAGGGCAATTAAAATGCAGAATTGA